One Archangium violaceum genomic window, GCCTCGTAGGCCTCGTTGCCCAGGAGCAGCCGGCGGGGCGGCTTGGACGCTTCCACCGCCTTGACCAGGGCCGCGGCGGCGCGTGCTGGATCTCCGGCCTGGCGGCCGACGGATTCATGGTAGGCGCGACGGGCCGCGCCGGCGGTCGCGTCGTAGTCCGCGATGGGCTCCTGGGTCTCGCGCGAGGAACTGGCCCAATCCGTGCGAAAGGCACTGGGCTGCACGGTGAGGACCTTGATACCGAGGGGCTCGACTTCCTTCCGGAGCGATTCGGAGAGGCCTTCGACCGCGAACTTGGTCGCGCAGTAGTACCCCACCGCGGGGAAGCCGCAAAGGCCGCCAATCGAGGTGAGGTTGACGATGAAGCCTCGCCGACGGCGGCGCATGCCCGGAAGCACGGCCTGGATCATGTTGGCGACGCCGAAGAAGTTCACCTCGAACAACTTGCGGACCTGAGCCGGGTCGCTCTCCTCGACGGCGGCGAAATAGCCAATGCCCGCGTTGTTGACGAGGACGTCGATGCCCCCGAAGGCTTCCTCGGCCGCCTTGATCGCGGCCCTGGCCTGCACCGGGTCGGCGACGTCCAGTTCGAGGACGAGTGCCGTGCCGCGTCGGGCGAGATCCTGGACCTGCTCGGTCTTCCGGGCGGTAACGACCACCCGGTAACCGTTCTCGAGCAGGTGGCTTGCGATGTGCCGGCCAAAGCCCGTCGAGCACCCGGTGACGAGCCAGACCGGTGAGTGGTTCTGTTCCATGGCTTTTCCTTTCTGGTGTGCTGTCAGCGGACCGGTATCACTCAGACAGCGGTGTAGCCGCCATCGGCCATCACGACGGAGCCGGTGACGAAGCTCGCGCGGTCAGAAGCCAGGAAGGCGATGACCTCCGCGATTTCCGCCGGCTGGGCGACGCGCCCGATGGGTGCGCCCTTCCCATGCTCGACCAGGAACTGGCGGCCGTCCGGCCGGACGTCATCCAGGATTCCAGTCTCCACGTCGCCCGGAGCGACCGCGTTCACCCGCACGCCATGGGCGGCATTCTCGATGGCGAGCACCTTGGTGAGTTGGGCGACGGCGCCCTTCGACGCCGCGTAGGCGGCGATCGTCGGCAGGGCGTAGTAGCAGGCGTAGGAGCCGACGTTCACGATCGACCCGCTTCCCTTGGGGATCATCACCCGCAGCGCCTCGCGCGCATGGACGAACATCCCGCGGGCGTTGACCGCCATGATCGAGTCCCACTCCTCGACGGTCATGTCGACCGCGAGCTTGTTCAGGATCCGGGCGGCGTTGTTCACGAGGATGTCGACCTTGCCGAAGCGTTCGATGGCGAGGGCCACCGCGCGCCGGGCGGTCTCTTCTTTCGACACGTCGCCAACCAACGGAGCGATGCCGCCCAGCGACGCGAGCTCTTCCACCTCGGGCTTGATGTCCTCGGCGACCACGAGGGCTCCGCGCGCGCGCAGCAGCGTCGCGGTCGCGCGGCCGATGCCACCAGCGGCGCCGGTGACGATGGCGACCTTGCCTTCCAATTCCTTCACGGGGTTTGCATTGAGCGTCATGACTTGTCCTTCCTCAGGGCGGCCACGCTCATTCGTGGCCTCGCATCGGAAGGTAGTCGCCACCACTGTGGCGATAATGCGCCATGATGTGGATGGCTTGTTAAGCCACGACTGCACAATCCACGGGCACCCTCCCAAGGCGCCTGCCGGAGCCTCTCGACCGCCTGTCACGCTTCAGGACGGTCGGAGGGTCATCGGGCGAGCCTGGGAGCGCTGACCAAACCGGCGGCGCAGGTGCTCGACGAAGGCCTGCAGTGCCCGCGAGCGGTGCCGTTGCCGTGGCAGATACAGGAAGAAGCCAGGGAACAGCGGTGACCAGTCCTCCAGCAGGGGGATGAGCTTCCCGGCGTCGATCAGGGGTCGCACCTCGCTCTCGACCCAGAACGCGATCCCGACGCCAGCCACCGCGGCGCGCACGGCCACGCGCTGATCACTGACGATCAGCGGCCCTTTGACAGCCACGGAGAACCAGTTGGCGTCCCGCTTGAACTCCCAATTGTAGATCGCGTCGGCTCCCGGCCACCGGAAGGCGATGCACCGATGCGCGTGCAGATCCTTCGGCGTCGCTGGCGCCCCATGCTTCGCCACGTAATCGGGGGAGGCGACCGCCAGTTGGCGGATCTCTCCGCCGAGAGGTACCGCGACCATGTCCTGGTCGAGCAGCTCGCCCAGCCGGATTCCCGCGTCGAAGCCGCCCGCCACGATGTCGACCACGGCATCGTCGATCTTCACGTCGAGCGTGACGTCGGGATGCTGCTCGGCGAACTCCGCGAAGATGGGCTCCAGGAAGGTCTCGGAAGCCAGCCGCTGGGCGTGGATCCGGATGGTCCCCGTCGGCTTCCGGTTCAGGTCCTGGGCATCGGCGATGGCGGCCTCCATCTCGGCCAGCGCCGGCTGGAACCGCGACAGCAGGCGTTCTCCAGCCTCGGTGGGGGCCACGCTGCGGGTGGTGCGTTTCAACAGGAGGACGCCGAGGCGTTCCTCCAGATTCCGGATGGTCTGGCTCAGGGCCGAGCGCGAGACGCGTAGCCGGGCCGCAGCCCGAGAGAAACTCCCCTCCTGGACGATGGTCGCCAGGGCCTTGAGATCCGCGAAGTCGCTGCCGCGCATTGGCTCCGATCCATTGGATCCTTCCCTCCGTCCGTACCACGAAAAGGGACCGAGGCGGCGGCCCATTCCGTCAGGAGCTTCGGGTGGGGACGAGCGAGGCCACCACGGAGATGAGCGTGGAGGCGTTCAGCGGCTTGGCGACGTGCACATCGAAGCCCGCGGCCAGGGCGCGCCGCCGATCCTCGCTCCGGGCAAAGGCCGTGAGCGCCACGGCGGGGAGCCGCTCCCCGTTGTGCTCCTGGGCGCGGATCCAACGAATCAAGCTGTAGCCGTCCTCTCCTGCCAGGCCGATGTCCGAGATGAGTACGTCGGGCCGGACGGTGCCGAGGTGCGCCAGCGCCTCCTGCGTACTCGCCGCGCACACCACCTGAGCGCGACAGCCTTCCAGCACCTCGGTGACGAGGGCCAGGGTATCTGGCGCGTCCTCCACCACGAGGATGCGAAGCCCTTCCAGGGAAGACGATTCAGCCACCGGGGGGCGGGTGTCCTGCTGTGCCCGGTCCTGACTGGCCGGGAGCGGCTCCGATGCGCGCGACGGCGTCAGCGGCAGGGTGACACGAAAAGTGGAGCCCCGGCCCGGTCCCTCGCTGTGCGCCGACACACTGCCCCCGTGCATCTCCACGACGTGGCGCACGATGGCCAGCCCCAGGCCCAGGCCTCCATGGGAGCGCGTGGTGCTGCTGTCGGCCTGGCGGAAGCGCTCGAAGACATGTGGCAGGAATGCCCGGGGGATGCCCTGGCCCGTGTCCTCCACTTCCAGCCGGGCCTCTCTCTCTCCACGCTCCAGCCGTACCACCACCTGACCTCCCGCTGGCGTGAACTTGATGGCGTTGGTGAGCAGGTTCCACACCACCTGGAGCAGGCGCTCGGAATCCACGGGCAGGAGCCCCACGTCGGGGGCGACCCGCAGCGCCAGCCGCACGCCCCTCGCCTCGGCCGCCGGGCGGACCGCGTCGAGTGCCGCCTCCAGGATGGGCAGTGGCTCCAACGGACGTACGTCCAGCCGCAGCTTCCCCGCGACGATGCGACTGATGTCCAGCAGATCCTCGATGAGCTGTGTCTGGGCCCGCGCGTTGCGCTCGATGGTCTCCAGGGCCCGCTGGCGCTTGTCCTCCGGCATGTCGCGCGTGCGCAGCAACTGGGCCCACCCGAGGATGGCGGTGAGGGGCGTGCGCAGCTCGTGGGACAGCGTGGAGAGGAATTCGTCCTTCATCCGGCTGGCGGCCTCGGCTTCCTGGCGGGCCTGACGCTCACGGGCCAGCAGGCGCTCACGCTCCTGTTCGGCCTTTGCCTTCTCCATCGCCACGGAGGCGATGTGGGCCATGGTCTCGATGAGGTGCAGCTCGTGCTCCGTGGGGGCCCGCGGCTCGTTGTAATACATGGCCAGCGTCCCCATGACCCGATCCTCCGAGGAGAGGATGGGGCCGGACCAGCACGCCTGCAGCCGGAACGCCTTCATCAAGTCCCGGTAGGGGGCCCAATTGGGGTGCGTGCCGATGTCCGTCACCACCACCATCCGCTTCGAATACGCGGCTGCGCCACAGGAGCCAACGGTGGGGCCGATCGCCAGCCCCTCGACGAGGGCGTTGTAGTCCGGCGGGAGGCTCGCTCCAGCGCCCACGTGGAGGAGGCCGGCGTCATCCACCCACAGCACCGAGGCCATCATTCCCGGACTCAAGAGCTCGATGGCGCGGGTGATGGAATGCAGCATGTCCGGCAGTGGCGTGCCACGCGCCACCAGCTCCAGCAGCCGGTTCTGCATGGCCAGGCGCGCTTCCACCTGGCTGCGCTCGTCGGTCTTGCCATTCGTTATCCCGTTGAGTGCCTCCAGGTCTCCAAGCAGTGCGTCCGACGCACCTGGCGAGGAGGCAGGCGGGTAATCCATGAGAACCTCATCCGTGCGAACACCTGGGAGGGTGACGCGCCAGTTCCCATTCTACTGGCCACCGATATGCCGCACAGCGAGCCCTCGCCTGCCTGGAGGAGGGCCCGCAGAGGCTTCATCGCCAGGGCTTATCATCCCGGCTTCGCGGCAATGATTCCATCCGGATGGGGCAACATTGGTGGGTGAGGCGCCCAACTGGTTCGGCTCCCCACGAGCTTGTCATGGGACCGGGCGCCCTCGGCCCCGCCGAGATGCTCTGGATCACATACTCGTTGAAAATTTCAATTGCGCCCGGTGCTCGGGGTCTCGACCCGCGATGTGACGCGTGGAGTCAATCACTGCCGGTGTCACAATTGTTCCATCGCGTACTTGACGGACGAGGCTCGTCCCTTGTTACTGTCACGCCCCTCCGTACGCCACTGCCTCCTATCTCGGAATTTAATTGCATGTCCAACTACTTCGCCTCTTCCTGGCGGCAGTGGGCATGAGCGGTCCTCGTGTTTCTAAAAACAGACTCCGTTCTTCAATCGCGTCCGCCGTAGCCATCACCCAACACCTAGTGAGGAGAACCCAGATGACGAACAAGGCTTTGCTCGCGGCCATCACCGCCACCTGTGCCGCCGTGACGGCCCATGCCGACCCGCTCCCCATCCCCATCATCTTCTCGGGCTACATGCGCGCCGGGACTGGCATCAACGTTCGGGGTGGTACGCAAGTTTGCGCCGGCCTGCCCGGTGCCGACACCAAATGGCGTCTGGGCAATGAGTGTGACTACGTCATCGAGCCGAGCCTCAATGCCAGGCTCGTCTCGGCCTCGGGCTCTGACTGGCATGTGCACTTCATGCCCGGAATCTATCGCGCCTGGGGAGGCAAGGAGTTTCAAACCTACAACTCAGGGGTGGTCATTCCAGATAGCGGTACGGACGAGCTCGTGGCCCGCTTCGGCCAGGTCTATGCCTATGGGACCAACATCGCGGCGCTCGGCAACGGAAAGATCTGGGTGGGCCGGCGCTTCTACAACCGCCTCCAGACGGGCATCAACGACCAGTTCCTCGAGATCAACGATGGCGATGGCGCGGGCATCGAGGACATGAACGTGGTCATCGGCAAGCTCAGCGTGGCCGCCATGCTGAACCCTCGCGGGAGTGCCAACAACAACCGCATCAGCGTGCCCGTGCGGCTGACCGGCATCAAGGACCTGCCCGGTGGCGAACTTGCCATGTACGTCACTCCGTCCGTGCAACTCCGGAGCGATGACCAGGTGTCCTCCGACTCTCCGGCCGTGGACGCGAATGGGCTGGCCGTGGGTCTCTACCAGACCCTGAACGGCGTCCTGTTCGGGGGCAACACGCTCGTCGGCTTGAAGATGGATTGGTACGGCACCACGCGCAACAGCCGTGTCGTGCTTCAGCAGTCGGCTTCCCTGGGTGGCACCATCATCGAGGGCCTGGCCGAGTACCGCATCAACAAGGCCGCTGGTAACGCTGGCAACAAGTGGTTTGGCATCGGCGTCCGCTCCGACACGCATGTCATCGGTCCCTTCCGCGTGCTGGCCGAGGCTGGCCATGACGTGGTCAAGCCGGACAACGGTGGGCACACCCGCAACATGACCAAGCTCACCCTGGCGACGGCGGTGTCCGCGGGCGATCAGGCCAGCTCCCGCCCGACGGTCCGTCTGTTCGTCACGCACGCCATCTGGGACGAGGCGGCTCGCTTGAGCTTCGACCCGACGTCGCGTCTGCGTCAGGTGTTTGGTGACCAGAAGGCTGGCACTTCGGTGGGTCTCCAGGCTGAAGCCTGGTGGTGAGCGGCCCGGACGCGGCGCACGCATCCGCTCGGCCGCGTCCCTGGATCGTTCCCTGAGCCCTCTGGCTACAGCCCCGTGCCGGTGTACTGCTGGAAGGGGCCGGTGATGACCAGGGTGACGCCGTCGCTCTGCATGTTGACGAAGAGGGCGCGGCCGTCCGGGGAGAGGCACACACCGGCGAGCTCGCCCCGGCTCATGGCGTTGCGCGCGAGGTTCTTCACCTGCCCGGACGGGGTGAGGATGCGCAGGAACTCGTCGGGCCAGCGCGGGTCGCTTCCGTCCTCGGCCATCACCACATCGCCCCAGGGGGCGACGCAGATGTTGTCCGGCATGTCGAGCAGGCTCCGGTCCTCCGACTGCGCGAGCAGTCGCAGCGTGCCGCCCTGACTCCCCGAGGGGGTGTAGCGCCAGAGCTGCCCGCCCGCGGCCGGGCCCCCGGTGGTGGCGCAGAAGAAGAGGGAGCCGTCGTGGAAGAAGAGGCCCTCGCCACGGCGGAAGAGGGCGGCGCCGCGCTCGGCGCCCTGGGCCCGGAGTGAGTCGTCCTCCGCCTCGGGCCGGGGCAGGTCCACCCAGTCCACCTGGAAGGTATCGCCCGGCCGTACGCCCACGTTCATGTCCCGCCTGGGCTCGGCCTCGATGCGCAGCGCCTGCAGTCGGCCGCGCGACCCGGGCCCGAGCCGCTCGCCAGGGTTCTCGGGGACGAAACGGTAGAAGCAGCTGTCGTCGCGATCCTCGGTGAGGTACGTGAGGAAGCTCGTCGGATCCACCACGGCCGCCTCGTGGTTCATCCTGCCGAGCGCGGGGATGCGCACCGCGTCCCGCACCCCGGTGGCCTCCGGGTCGCACAGGAAGACGTAGCCGTGACCCTCCTTGACGGTCTCCTCGCAGGTGAGCCAGCCCCACGGAGAGCTCCCTCCGGCGCAATTGCGCGCGGAGCCCGCGAGCACGAGGTTGCTGGAGACGCGGGTGAAGGTGGTGGCATCCACCACCACGCGCGTCACTCCGCCCGGGCTACCGGAGCCGGGCCGGTACGCCTGGGCCGGCACGGCCTGTCCCGGGAAGTACGGGCTCATGTCCTCCTGGCCCGCCTCCAGCTCGTGGTTGCGCATCAGCACGAGGGTGTTGCTGCCCTCGGGTCCGGCGAAGCAGCCCATGCCGTCCTGCTGCCCGGGGACGCGGTACCCATCGCTCATCCGCTCGCCCCGGCGCTCGAGGATGCGGTAGCGGAAGCCCTCGGGCAGGTCGAGGATGCCGTCGGGGTCCGGCCGCAGCCCGGCGTCGTTCTCGGGACGGGCGCAGCGGCCCAGCACGAAGGGCAGCGCGAGGGCCGCGCCCGCTTTCAGGACGGTGCGGCGGTGGAGGGCGGTGCGGCGCGTGTGGCTCATGCCGCGCAGAAGAGCGGAGCCGGCCGGCAGCGTCGAGCGGCGAGCGGACGAGCGCCTTCCCCCTGTAAGGAGCGGCGGGAGCGCGCACTTCCCACTCGCCCGCGACCCTCGAACAATAGTATTTGATACTCAAAGTATATTCCATCTTCTCAAGGAGAACACGACATGCGGAACCGGCTGCTGACCTCTCTCTGTGCCTTCACGCTCGCCACGGGTTGCGTCACCCAGGGCAAGTACGACACGGCGATGCAAAGGGCCCAGACGCTCGACGAGCAGCTGAAGGGGGAGCAGGGCGCTCGTGCGGCGGCCGAGGAGAAGGTGCGGCAGCTGGAGGAGCAGGTGAAGGGCCTGGAGCAGGAGAAGGAGGCGCTGACGGCGCGTCTCAACACCTCCGAGGCGCGGCTGACCTCGAGCGCCGCCGAGCGCCGGGGCCTGGAGCAGAAGATCGCCGAGCTCACCGCGCTCAACGAGGAGCTGGCCACCTCCAAGCGCAAGCTCACCGAGGCCAAGGAAGCGCTGGAGAAGAAGAGCGCCGAGTACGAGAGCCTCGCCCAGAGCCTGAAGACGGAGATCTCCGAGGGGAAGATCGAGCTGTCGGAGCTCCGGGGCCGGATGACGGTGAACCTGAAGGACAAGATCCTCTTCGCCTCGGGCTCGGCGCGGGTGGGCAAGGAGGGGGAGGCGGCGCTGAAGAAGATCGCCGAGGCGCTCAAGGGCGTGCAGGGGAAGATCATCCGGGTGGAGGGACACACGGATGACGTGCCCACGGATCCGAAGGGTCCGTTCCCCTCGAACTGGGAGCTGAGCCTGGCGCGGGCGATGGCGGTGGTGCGGGCGCTGCAGGACGCGGGCGTGGATCCCACCGTGCTGTCCGCCGCGGGCTACGGTCCGTACCAGCCGATCGCTCCCAACGACTCGGCGGACAACCGCAGCCTCAACCGCCGCATCGAGATCGTCCTGGCTCCGGGGACGGGGACGACGACCACCACGAGCAGCCGTTAGCCACCTGTTAAGGTGGCCGGATGCGAAAGCTCCTCCTTGGCGTGTTGTGCATGACGGTGGGTTGCGCCACCACCCCGTCCTCCTCCACCTCGTCCACCTCCAGCGGCGCCCCCGAGGCGTCCGCCAGGCCCGGGGTGAAGGACTCGGCTACCGTCGATGAGCTGAAGGCGGGGAGCGAGAAGGCGCGCGAGAGCAAGGATTGGGCGCGCCTCCAGTCGCTCTCCCGTGAGCTCGCGAGGCGCGAGCCGGACAATGGGGAGGCGCTGGCCTACGCGGGGATGGCGAGCATCATGCTGGGCCAGAAGGAGGAGGGCATCGCGGAGCTGGAGAAGAGCGTGACGGTGGAGGACAGCGCCGCCGTCCGCTACATCCTGGCGAGCGTGCTCCAGGGAGAGGAGCAGCTTCAGCGGGCGCTGGAGCACCTGGAGCGCGCGGTGGTGCTGGACGAGGGGGCGGTCCAGCTCTGGTACGACCTGGCGCTGTTGCGAGCGCGGCTGGGCATGCTCGACGGGGCCTTCGCCGCGGCCGAGCGCGTGAAGGCGCTGGCTCCGAAGGCCGCGCAGACGGAGTCGCTGGGGATGTTCCTGGCCCAGTGGCACGCGGCGACGCGGATGCCCCAGGAAGCCGCGGCCCACAACGCGCGGGGCGCGAAGCTGGCGCTCGAGGGCCGTATGGATGAGGCCCTCGCCGAGTTCGAGGCCGCGGTGAAGGTGGCCCCGGACTACGCGGATGCGCGTTACAACCTCGCCCAGCTGCTGACGAAGAAGGGGGACAAGGCGCGCGCCGAGCAGGAGTACCGGAAGGCCATTCCGGGCTTCCACGAGCGCGAGAAGGCGCTGCGCGCGGATGCGCAGAACAACCTGGCGTTCCTGTTGGTGGAGCGGGGCGTCAAGGGCGAGGAGCCCGTCACCCTGGCGCGCGCCGCCATCGAGACGCGGGGCGAGCGGCCGAGCTACCTGGACACGCTCGCGCGGGCCTGCGACGCCAGGGGGGACAAGGCGTGCGCCGTGGACGCGTTCCGGAAGCTGCTCGCGTCCAGCGAGACGTTGCCGTTCGACGTGAGGACCCACGCCGAGCAGCGGCTCAAGACGCTGGCCCCCTGAGGGGCGAGCTACGCCTGGGGCAGGGCGCAGGTGCCGAGGTCGCGCAGCACCTTCTTGGCTTCCGCGATGAGCGACTGGCCCCTCACTTCGGCGCCCAGCTTCACCACCAGCTTCATGTCCGGGGTGAGCCGGTAGACGCCCTTGGACTTCTGCACCAGGGTCGCCACCTTCATCCCGTCCAGCAGCGCGTCCGCGCCGAGCGTCACCACCACCCGGCCCGGACCTGCCTCCAGCGCGCGCAGCCGCAGCTCCCTCATGTCGATCTTCAGCAGCGTCTGCTCCGAGAGGTTGTCCACCTCGTCCGGGGCCTCGCCGTAGCGGTCCACCAGCTCGGAGCGCAGGTCCTGGACCTCGTCCGGATTGCTGGCCTGGCTGAAGCGCTTGTAGAACACCAGCCGCTGGTGCACGTCCGGCACGTAGTCGTCCGGGATGAGCGCGGGAATCGGCATGGTGATTTCGGGCTCGATCTGCGTCCTCGGCGGCTCGCCCCGCACCTCGGACACCGCTTCCTCCATCAGCTGCGCGTACAGGTCGAAGCCGATCGCCGCGATGGAGCCCGACTGCTCGGCACCCAGCAGGTTGCCCGCGCCGCGGATCTCCAGGTCGTGGCTGGCGATGGAGAAGCCCGCCCCCAGCTCGGTGAAGCGCTGCAGCACTTCCAGGCGCCGCTGCGCGTCCTTGCTGATCGCCGTGCGCGCCGGCACCAGCAGGTACGCGTACGCGCGCTCCTTCGAGCGGCCCACGCGCCCTCGCAGCTGGTAGAGCTGCGCCAGTCCGAACGTGTCCGCCCGGTTGACGATCATCGTGTTGGCGCTCGAGATGTCGATGCCGCTCTCGATGATGCTGGTGCACAGCAGCACCTGGTACTTCTTCTCGGTGAAGTCCAGCATCGCCTTCTCGAGTTGCCCCTCGCCCATCTGCCCGTGTGCCACGCCGATGCTGACGTTCGGCAGCAGCCGCTTGAGCGTCTCCTCCATCGCGGGCAGCGACTCCACCCGGTTGTGCACGAAGAAGACCTGGCCGCCGCGGGCGAGCTCGCGCTCGATGGCCTCCTTGATGGTCTGCTCATCGAACTTCATCACGAAGGTGCGGATGGCGCGCCGGTCCTGCGGCGGGGTGGCGATGATGCTCATCTCCCGCACTCCGGACATCGCCATGTGCAGCGTGCGCGGAATCGGCGTCGCCGACAGCGTGAGCACGTCCACCTGCGAGCGCAGCTTCTTTATCTGCTCCTTGTGCTTCACCCCGAAGCGCTGCTCCTCGTCCACCACGAGCAGCCCCAGATCCTTGAAGGCCACATCCCCGCCCAGCAGCTTGTGCGTGCCGATGAGGATGTCCACCTTGCCCTCCTTGGCGCGCTTGAGGATCTCGCGCACCTCGGGCGGCTTCTTCATCCCGGAGATGACCTCCACCGTGACGGGGTAGTCCTTGAAGCGCTTCTTGAAGGACAGGTAGTGCTGCTGCGCCAGCACGGTGGTGGGCACCAGCACCGCCACCTGCTTGCGGTCCAGCGTCGCCTTGAAGGCGGCGCGCATCGCCACCTCCGTCTTGCCGTAGCCCACGTCGCCGCAGACGAGCCGGTCCATCGGCTCTCTCTTCTGCATGTCGGCGAGCACGTCCTCGATGGCCTTGGCCTGGTCCGGCGTCTCCTCGAACTCGAAGTCCGCCTCGAACTGGGCGTAGTAGCGGTCCGGCGGGCTGAAGGCGTGGCCCGGGTGCGCCCGGCGCGCCGCCGCGATGTTGAGCAGGTCCGCCGCCATCTTGAGCAGCTGCTCCTTGACCCGCTTCTTCGTCTTCTCCCAGGACGTGCCTCCCAGCTTGTCCAGCGTCACCTTGGTGGGGTCTCCACCGGTGAACTTCTGGATGAGCCGCATGCGGCCCACCGGGAGGTAGATCTTGTCCTTGCCCGCGTACTCCAGGACGAGGAAGTCCCCGGGCACGCCGTTCACCTGCATCTTCGTCAGGCCCGCGTAGCGGCCCAGGCCGAAGTCGGTGTGGACGATGATGTCGCCTTCCTTCAGGTCCTTGAAGCCCGCGGCGAAGGCGTCCAGGCTCTTCGAGCGGCGCACGCGCCGGCGGGCCCGCGCTCCGAAGATCTCCTCGTCCGAGAGCACGGCGATGCCACCCGCGCCGTCCACGAAGCCGTGGCTCACCTCGCCCGTGAAGAGGTGCGCGGAGACCGAGGGCTCGTAGAGCTTCGCCACATCCGCGAGTGGCTCGGTGTGCACGCGCACCATCACGTTGCGGTCCAGCAGCAGGCGCTTGAGCCGGTCCGCCTGGCTGAGGGTGCCGCAGGCCACGGCGCAGGCGATGCGTGTGTCCCGCCAGCGCTGGAGCCGCTCGACGAGCGGGGTGAGCGCGCCCTCCTCACCATGGTGGGCGAGGATGGCCTCTCTCACGTCCTGGGTGGTGCCGAAGGGGAAGTGCACGGGCGGCGCCTCGCCCTGGGTGAGCGACAGGCCGCCACCCTCCATCACACGGAAGGCCGCGAGCTTCTGATCCACCTGCTCGCGGGTGAGGAAGTGCTCCTCGGCCGGGGCGGAGAGATCCTGGCGCTCATCGGATGCCCGCGCGGAGCGCTCCACGTCGTTCCACAGTTCCTCGGCGACGCGCTCGAGGCCCATGGGATCGTCCAGGTAGAAGAGCGGCTCCGGGTGCCACAGTCGCAGGTAGTCGAAGACGGTGCCCAGTCCTCCCTCGAAGAAGCCGGGCAGCAGGCCCTCCAGGCCGAAGCCGGGGAGCCCCTCGCGGATGGCGTCCAGGCGCTCACGCAGCTTCGAGGTGGGCAGGTTGATGCGGTCCGCCACGGCGCGGGCGGCGGCCTCGGCACGCGCGCGCGTCTGCTCGGAGAAGATGACCTCGCGCGCGGGCAGGAGGATGATCTCCTTGAGCGAGTCCACGGTGCGCTGCGTCTCCGGATCGAAGGCGCGGATGGACTCGATGGTGTCGCCGAAGAACTCGATGCGGACCGGCTTGTCGTAGAGCGGGCTGAAGACGTCGATGAGGCCGCCACGCACGGAGAAGGTGCCCAGGTCCTCGACGAGCGGGCTGGACTGGTAGCCCATGTTGGCGAGCTTGCGCGCGAGCTCGTCGCGGTCGAAGTCCTGGCCCACGCCGACACGCTCGGACAGCTCCTTCATCACGTGCGGCGGCAGCACCTTGCGGAAGAGGCCGCGCATCGAGAGCACGAGCGCGGGGAAGCGCGTGCCCTGGGACAGGTGGAAGAGCGCCCCGAGCCGGTCCGCGACCGCGTCCGGGTCCGGGGAGATCTCGTCGTAGGGGAGCACCTCGTCGGCGGGCAGGCGCAGGACGCGAGGCTCGCGCGGGGTGCCCCTGCCGCCCAGGAAGAAGGCGAGATCCTGGGCGAGCGCATCCGCGGACTCCTCGTCGGTGGCGATGCAGACGAGGGGGGCCTCGAGGGTGCGTGTCAGCCGGGCGAGTGCATGGCCGCGGGCGGCCCCCTGGAGACCTTGCGTGCGGACACGCTGACCCACGCGCAGCAGCTCCAGCACCCGGGCGAAGGGATCCCCGGTCACGGGAGGTGCGCGGAGGGCCTCCGCCTCGAACTTCTGGTTGAAAGGAGTTTCCATCCGTGGGCCGCCTTGAAGGGCCCACCGGTAATTAGGAGCCGGACCCGTGTGGGTCAACGGAAGAGCGAGGGGCCCGGTTGGCGACAGTCACTCAGGGCACCCGGCCTACAACCACCTACTCACCCAAACACCCGGAAGTCCTCATCGTCGTCATCGTCATCGCCTCCCTTGTCGCCGCCGTCACCAC contains:
- a CDS encoding LysR family transcriptional regulator, giving the protein MRGSDFADLKALATIVQEGSFSRAAARLRVSRSALSQTIRNLEERLGVLLLKRTTRSVAPTEAGERLLSRFQPALAEMEAAIADAQDLNRKPTGTIRIHAQRLASETFLEPIFAEFAEQHPDVTLDVKIDDAVVDIVAGGFDAGIRLGELLDQDMVAVPLGGEIRQLAVASPDYVAKHGAPATPKDLHAHRCIAFRWPGADAIYNWEFKRDANWFSVAVKGPLIVSDQRVAVRAAVAGVGIAFWVESEVRPLIDAGKLIPLLEDWSPLFPGFFLYLPRQRHRSRALQAFVEHLRRRFGQRSQARPMTLRPS
- a CDS encoding oxidoreductase, encoding MEQNHSPVWLVTGCSTGFGRHIASHLLENGYRVVVTARKTEQVQDLARRGTALVLELDVADPVQARAAIKAAEEAFGGIDVLVNNAGIGYFAAVEESDPAQVRKLFEVNFFGVANMIQAVLPGMRRRRRGFIVNLTSIGGLCGFPAVGYYCATKFAVEGLSESLRKEVEPLGIKVLTVQPSAFRTDWASSSRETQEPIADYDATAGAARRAYHESVGRQAGDPARAAAALVKAVEASKPPRRLLLGNEAYEAATARLDELREEFTRWEATTRGADFPEATTQRAH
- a CDS encoding hybrid sensor histidine kinase/response regulator codes for the protein MDYPPASSPGASDALLGDLEALNGITNGKTDERSQVEARLAMQNRLLELVARGTPLPDMLHSITRAIELLSPGMMASVLWVDDAGLLHVGAGASLPPDYNALVEGLAIGPTVGSCGAAAYSKRMVVVTDIGTHPNWAPYRDLMKAFRLQACWSGPILSSEDRVMGTLAMYYNEPRAPTEHELHLIETMAHIASVAMEKAKAEQERERLLARERQARQEAEAASRMKDEFLSTLSHELRTPLTAILGWAQLLRTRDMPEDKRQRALETIERNARAQTQLIEDLLDISRIVAGKLRLDVRPLEPLPILEAALDAVRPAAEARGVRLALRVAPDVGLLPVDSERLLQVVWNLLTNAIKFTPAGGQVVVRLERGEREARLEVEDTGQGIPRAFLPHVFERFRQADSSTTRSHGGLGLGLAIVRHVVEMHGGSVSAHSEGPGRGSTFRVTLPLTPSRASEPLPASQDRAQQDTRPPVAESSSLEGLRILVVEDAPDTLALVTEVLEGCRAQVVCAASTQEALAHLGTVRPDVLISDIGLAGEDGYSLIRWIRAQEHNGERLPAVALTAFARSEDRRRALAAGFDVHVAKPLNASTLISVVASLVPTRSS
- a CDS encoding carbohydrate porin: MTNKALLAAITATCAAVTAHADPLPIPIIFSGYMRAGTGINVRGGTQVCAGLPGADTKWRLGNECDYVIEPSLNARLVSASGSDWHVHFMPGIYRAWGGKEFQTYNSGVVIPDSGTDELVARFGQVYAYGTNIAALGNGKIWVGRRFYNRLQTGINDQFLEINDGDGAGIEDMNVVIGKLSVAAMLNPRGSANNNRISVPVRLTGIKDLPGGELAMYVTPSVQLRSDDQVSSDSPAVDANGLAVGLYQTLNGVLFGGNTLVGLKMDWYGTTRNSRVVLQQSASLGGTIIEGLAEYRINKAAGNAGNKWFGIGVRSDTHVIGPFRVLAEAGHDVVKPDNGGHTRNMTKLTLATAVSAGDQASSRPTVRLFVTHAIWDEAARLSFDPTSRLRQVFGDQKAGTSVGLQAEAWW
- a CDS encoding SDR family NAD(P)-dependent oxidoreductase, which gives rise to MTLNANPVKELEGKVAIVTGAAGGIGRATATLLRARGALVVAEDIKPEVEELASLGGIAPLVGDVSKEETARRAVALAIERFGKVDILVNNAARILNKLAVDMTVEEWDSIMAVNARGMFVHAREALRVMIPKGSGSIVNVGSYACYYALPTIAAYAASKGAVAQLTKVLAIENAAHGVRVNAVAPGDVETGILDDVRPDGRQFLVEHGKGAPIGRVAQPAEIAEVIAFLASDRASFVTGSVVMADGGYTAV